The Acinetobacter lwoffii genomic sequence TGTCGATTTTGTATCAGCAGCTGGAGCAGGCACAGATTATTGTGGTGGTCAGTCCGACGGCCGCTCAGATTGGCATGCAATATTTACAACAGGCGGGTATTAAGCTCTCGGCCTTGGCGCAGGTGCATTGGGTGTCAGTGGGAAAAGCCACTGAACAGGCACTGGCGAGCTATGGCATTCATAGTCATGTGCCTGAGGTCGAAACTTCGGAAGGCATGCTGCAATTGCCTGTGTTGAAGCAACTGGCTTCTGGTTCAGGTGTGGCTTTCTGGCGCGGAGAAGGTGGTCGTCAATTTATGATGGATCATTTACGTGCCAGCAATATTAAAGTTTTAAACTTTATTTTGTACCGGCGGCAATGTCCTAAAACGACGGCAACGATTTTGGCAGAGAATTTGGCGCTGCTTAAGACACAGCAGCGTTTTGCAGTGCTAATCACCAGTGAGGCAAGTTGGTTAAACTGGCTGATACTCTTGCAGAGGAATGCGGAGTTTATACAGCAAGCCTGTTATTTGGTTTTGGGGCCACGTTTGGCCACTATTCTTGGGGAATATCAACAGCAGCATCAGGCAAGTTTTCAATTCGTACAAGTCGATGATTTAGAGGCAAATACGATCTTGCAGAAAATGAGGCTGATATTAGGGAACGCATGAAGAAACTATTCATTGTAGTGTTCATCTTGAGTATGGCGTGGCTCATCAAGCTTAGCTATGACTTTCATGTTCTGAATACAGCACAGACTGAATTCAATCAAAGCATCAATCAGTTACAGCAGCAAAATGCCAATCTCAATGATCAGTTCGTGGCTTTAAAACGCCAGATTTCTGCTCAGCAGGAAAGTGCTAGGGCTACTTCAGCAAAAGCGCCAGTAAGTGAAGCGGTAGCTAATGAAACACAGAATGATATTGCCTTAGTACAGCAACATCTGGATCTGATCGAATTTGCACTGCAACAGCAACAATACGCCACTGCGATTGAGAAATTAAATCAGTTATCCAATGAGCTGGATGATTATATTTTAGCGCCTGCCTTGGTCAGTAGTTTGCAGCAAGTAATTGCAAAAGATCAGGACATGCTGAAAAAATTCGTGAACAGCCGATTAGTGCAGCAAAATAAAGTAAAAGAAGTTTTGGTGCAGATGGATACTGAAATTGAAAAAGAAATTCGGACACCATATCGTCAGCGTCCAGAAACTCAACGCTCTTTCTGGCAGCGCTGGGTTCAGATTGAATCCGCAGATCAGCCAAGCATAGTCTTGATGCAACGGCATCTGGTACTGAAAGAGGCCCAATTGCGCTTGCTCATCGCACAAAATACCTTGCAAAAAGACCAATCCGTCGCTTTTCAGCAAGCACTGAATGCCGTGATTGAAGTCTTGGAGCAATTGCCGGATGCACAGAGCCAAAAATGGATTCAGCAATTGAATCAAATTAAGGCCACCCCGATTACTCCGATTCCATTATTAAACACACGCACCCTAGTGGGCTAATTGCTTATGAAACAGATTCTGCTGGCCTATTTATTTGTCTGCTTACTTGGCATTGCGGTGCTGAGTATCCTGAGTTATGGACATGGGGCTGGCTATGTCTATCTGTATTGGCGCGAGTGGCAGTTACAAACCACCCTCTGGTTTTTGGCCGCATCCTTGGTCAGTGTAAGTTTTTTGATGCATTGCATCTGGTATGCGATCAAGCAGTATCGCAGCCGTGAACAGCGTAAAACTGAAACAGTCTTTAGTTTTTCCCGCTTGCACCCTTATGAACAATTGGCAGTCATCTGGTTATTAAACGCTGCTCAGGATCAGCGGGATTTTATTCAGCAGTCTTTCACCAAGTCGGGTTTACTCAAGCATATTATTGATGCACGTTTATCTTGGGGACAACAGCAATATACCCATGCATTAACTGCTTTAAACCAATCCAATCCCATGGCATTTGAATTGGCAGAATTGCAACGGATTGAAATTTATTTATCACAACAGCAAGGTGAACAAGCACTTACCCATTTGGAGTTTTTAAATCAGCATGAATTATCACCTTGGTTAATGCAGGTTAAAACAGCCTATGAGCAGCGCCTTGTTGCATTATGGGGAGTATTTGCCATGCAGTTTCCCTGGTTATATTTACGCTCGACTCAATATGGGCATTTAGACCAAGAAGTAAAAAAATCATGGCTGGAACAATTATTACTGGCCTATGACCAAGCCACACAGGACGATTTATTTTATTTACAGCAACGTTATTTAGATTTAAAACCTCAGATATTTGATCGTGACTATTCGGTCAAATTATTATGGTTGAAATTATTATTTAGAATGCCAGAAATGAGTGCCGAGCATGAAGTGCTTGCGATTCATTTAATGGAACAGCAATTTAATCAGGATGTCTTTTATTTGTGGTTCCAGCAACAGTTATTGCGGCAAAATCCAGATTATGATGCGATTGCACAACAGATTTCGCACTGGGAAGCCAAATATCCGGCATTACCGATTTTAAGCTTTGCGAAATGGCATGTGTTGCAAGCTACAGGCTATACAGATCAAGCTCAGCAATTGCTCGACTTATATCCGGATGATATCCGGATGAGTTATTTAAGAATTAAAGCTGCCTTACAAGATCGGGAGGACTTGCTACAGCAGTTAAATGCAGTATTTGAATCGAATGTAAACTTTATAGAAATTAAGACTTGAGAATAATGATGTCAGAATTAAAACAATATCCAGTTATTTATGAACAAACAGTTGCATGGGGCGATATGGATGCCTTTGGACATGTCAATAATGCCATGTATTACCGTTATGTCGAAAGTGCACGTCTAGCTTATTTAACCCAATTAGAAATTCTCACTGAATCGGTATCTACCGTAGTGGCATCCAATCAGTGCCGTTATTTAAAACCCGTGGTTTTTCCTGATCATTTAAAAGTGGCAGCACGTATTGAAGAAATTCGAAATAGTGCAGTTAGAATGCAATATCTATTATGGAGTGAAAAACAGCAAAGTATTGTTGCTACTTCAGAAGCAGTGATTGTCTGTGTCGATAAAAAGACCATGCAGAAAACAGAAATTCCGGAACATATTCGCGAAAAAATCAAAGCACTTGAATTAAGCGTTCAACATGAAATTTAAAAATGAATGAAGCATTTTATTTTGTAATTTTTTTTAAACTTTATTGTTATTGCTTTAAGGTTTTATATTGAATGTTTTATTTAATATAAATATGATGGGTCTATTATTTAATAAAATGAATAATATTATTTTTCGGAGAGCATTATGCCAGATATTACGCATTTATCAGTAGAAGAGTTAAAACGTTTACAAGCAGAAGCAGAATCGCTGATTGCTTCAAAAAAAGATCAAGAAATTGAAGACGCTTATCAGCAAATCTTGGCAGTTGCTGAGAAAGTGGGTATGACGGTTGAACAGTTACTTGAATTTGGTGCATCTAAGCGTAAGAAATCGTCACGTAAGTCGGTTGAACCGCGTTACCGTAGCAAAAGCAATCCGGACGATACCTGGACTGGCCGTGGTAAACAGCCGCGCTGGTTGGTGGCTGAATTGGAAAAAGGCGCAAAGCTGGACGATTTCCTGATCTAAGCCTTCATTTGATCTGGTCATTAGGCTGTCATACAGACAGTCTATGATCATTAAACCAAGCATACCTGCTTGGTTTTTTTATATCTATGAATTGGCGTTGGCAGAAAAGTGTGCATAATGTGTGGGTATAAGGGGAAAATTATAAATGGGGGATTTGGACTTGAGCGATTGGTCGTGGTGGGGATGAGCAGTAAACCGAAAACTTTAAGATGGTTGATCCTTGCTCTTGTTGCATTTTTTATTTTTGTCGTATTACAAGTGCCAGCAGCCTGGTTAATTTCAAAATTTTATAAAAATAACCAGACGTTGCATAATGTAAACGGAAATATCTGGCAGGGAAGTGCGGACTGG encodes the following:
- a CDS encoding uroporphyrinogen-III synthase yields the protein MLLINTRPSDRAAGLTQQLQAAQVSVLELPLLELHAMPYSDELSILYQQLEQAQIIVVVSPTAAQIGMQYLQQAGIKLSALAQVHWVSVGKATEQALASYGIHSHVPEVETSEGMLQLPVLKQLASGSGVAFWRGEGGRQFMMDHLRASNIKVLNFILYRRQCPKTTATILAENLALLKTQQRFAVLITSEASWLNWLILLQRNAEFIQQACYLVLGPRLATILGEYQQQHQASFQFVQVDDLEANTILQKMRLILGNA
- a CDS encoding acyl-CoA thioesterase — translated: MSELKQYPVIYEQTVAWGDMDAFGHVNNAMYYRYVESARLAYLTQLEILTESVSTVVASNQCRYLKPVVFPDHLKVAARIEEIRNSAVRMQYLLWSEKQQSIVATSEAVIVCVDKKTMQKTEIPEHIREKIKALELSVQHEI
- a CDS encoding H-NS family nucleoid-associated regulatory protein, with amino-acid sequence MMPDITHLSVEELKRLQAEAESLIASKKDQEIEDAYQQILAVAEKVGMTVEQLLEFGASKRKKSSRKSVEPRYRSKSNPDDTWTGRGKQPRWLVAELEKGAKLDDFLI